The genomic window CAAGAGCCACGTTTGCTTATGCCGCCATCGCGCCAATGGGAGATCCGACCAGGGACAGCGGCTCTGACGGCTTAGACATTCAAGAACCGACAGGCAGGTGCGCATAGAATTGGAGGCGCGCGTGCCGATGCGTGCACAAGCCCTGCGTTCCAGGCCGCGTCGGCGCAGCCCGCCCAAGGACGACGGCCAACGATCGGCTATCGCTCCGAACACGCTCGGCCGGGAGTTCCACGCCGAACGGCCGAACCAGCGCTGGATCGCAGACTTCACCTACATATTGACCGCAGAGGGTTGGCTTTACGTTGCAGCCGTCATCGACCTCTTGTCCCGCCGCGTGGTGGGCTGGTCGATGAAAGCCGAGATGACCGCTCAGCTGGTGACCGACGCGCTGATGATGGCGATCTGGCGACGGGGAAAGCCGGTTGCCCTGCTGCACCATTCGGATCAAGGCAAACTCGATGAGGCGATCATGCAGAAGATCGACGCCACGATCCGCAAGAGCCTCCTGACCAAATGGAAGGTCGTGGATCGAGGTTTCTGGACCCACGGTGTCGGCAATTTGCGAGATTATTTTGTCTCGGCAGAGCTGTTCACCATGACACGGCGGGCCGAGACCATCTCTTGTCCTAGACTGATCACTCAGGCTGAAATGGGAAACCGCTCATTGCACAACCGGTGCGTACTCGATTGGCTCGACGCGCAGTGCGGCTTCGGTCTTTAGCTTTGCTGTTCGGCCGCTCCCGCCCCATTCGGCTACGGTGATGGGTAACGTCCGCTTCAGGGCATGCCGCCAAGGTCTGCCCCGCCATCCTGG from Hyphomicrobiales bacterium includes these protein-coding regions:
- a CDS encoding hypothetical protein (Evidence 5 : Unknown function), with the protein product MPMRAQALRSRPRRRSPPKDDGQRSAIAPNTLGREFHAERPNQRWIADFTYILTAEGWLYVAAVIDLLSRRVVGWSMKAEMTAQLVTDALMMAIWRRGKPVALLHHSDQGKLDEAIMQKIDATIRKSLLTKWKVVDRGFWTHGVGNLRDYFVSAELFTMTRRAETISCPRLITQAEMGNRSLHNRCVLDWLDAQCGFGL